In Sporosarcina psychrophila, a genomic segment contains:
- a CDS encoding efflux RND transporter permease subunit, protein MKISDFSIKRPVFTIVIMFLIIILGAVSFFRIPVTLIPELNPPIAVVVTSYPGASPAEVSEKITKPLEASLSTAPGLKSMQSTSQEGANFILLMFDWSTKIDDVQLDIMQRVDQIPVPEGATKPRFMKFDPSQFPVIQLSLRATADDTDIRKIADQLETELRRTKGVASVSVSGQLIEEVQIIMDQNKLVANGLEQADIVKMIQANNVSMPGEPIKTVDGKQLTTRIVSTLTTISDIRSIAIGANPINGATVTIADVADVALVEAESATETRANDQQAVLMSVLQESGANTADVSTAFKEALDNLLEKEEFKGVESDILFDQGDYVKLAIGNIGQSLILGGIFAMLVLFFFLRGIKSPIIIGIAIPYSVIVTFVLMYFADFSLNIMTLGALALGIGMLVDNSIVVIENIERHLAMGKDPQIAASEGSKEIGGAIIASTLTTLAVFVPVIFISGLIGQIFTEFALTISFSLFASLVVALTVVPMMASRMLKKPTKNIAARRRRSKGLNNFERSVKWALKHRSVVLLTTLIVLVLSSFALTKVGTEFLPATDEGFVSITVKLPNGSSSDATDEVVKRIEAQLKDEHDVEVYVSLVGGTQQDIAQGTSKANIAEISVKLVPLAERERSIFKFVDDVQPKVLKTVGDAAKIGFVMQTAAGSSPNTLTFSLKDTDEERLNEAVTNLNNELVELDSVTEVTNNLQNTVQEIQIEVDRQKASNNGLAPYQIAQTVNSVTRGSLATQIIGKNDEVFGVYVKYDKKFRNSMDQLKKLELRTPTGTFVRLGEVAKIEIAEGPVSIQRVDQAHSVTFTMKYESSQSLGDMTAKVNDTIDRLKLPEEIDLTFGGDRELFESAIDDMVMAILLAVVLVYIVMAAQFESFKYPFVIMFSVPLMIIGVGLGLFLTSTPISVTAIIGILVLVGIVVNNGIVLVDYINQRKEAGLSSYDAIIASARDRLRPILMTALTTILGLLPLALGIGEGTEMNQPMGIAVIGGLLSSTLFTLYIVPIIYSLFDRQTRKRAVESK, encoded by the coding sequence ATGAAAATTAGTGATTTTTCTATAAAAAGGCCCGTATTTACGATTGTCATTATGTTTCTTATCATCATTTTAGGGGCGGTATCATTCTTTCGTATTCCAGTGACGCTAATACCAGAATTGAACCCGCCGATTGCTGTCGTTGTGACAAGTTATCCAGGTGCATCTCCGGCAGAAGTGAGCGAGAAAATAACAAAACCACTCGAAGCGAGTCTTTCGACTGCGCCTGGATTGAAATCAATGCAATCCACCTCGCAGGAGGGCGCCAATTTCATCTTACTTATGTTTGACTGGTCAACGAAAATCGATGATGTCCAGCTCGATATTATGCAAAGGGTAGATCAAATTCCAGTCCCAGAAGGTGCCACAAAACCACGTTTTATGAAATTTGATCCGTCCCAGTTCCCGGTTATTCAATTGTCACTGCGTGCAACTGCGGATGATACAGATATCCGGAAAATTGCGGATCAGCTAGAAACTGAATTACGCCGGACGAAAGGCGTAGCAAGTGTTTCCGTTTCGGGTCAATTGATAGAAGAAGTACAAATCATTATGGATCAGAACAAACTCGTAGCGAATGGCCTTGAACAAGCCGATATCGTCAAGATGATTCAAGCAAACAATGTGTCTATGCCTGGTGAACCAATTAAAACGGTGGATGGCAAGCAACTCACAACCCGTATTGTCAGTACATTAACGACCATATCCGACATTCGGAGTATCGCGATTGGTGCGAATCCGATAAATGGCGCTACAGTAACAATTGCAGATGTGGCGGATGTTGCACTTGTCGAAGCAGAGTCTGCCACAGAAACGCGTGCAAATGACCAGCAGGCTGTTCTGATGTCCGTGTTGCAAGAATCTGGTGCAAATACAGCGGATGTGTCGACCGCCTTCAAAGAGGCTCTTGACAATCTGTTGGAAAAAGAAGAATTCAAAGGTGTCGAGTCAGATATTTTATTTGACCAAGGGGATTATGTAAAACTCGCCATAGGAAATATTGGACAGTCGCTTATTTTAGGCGGTATTTTCGCAATGCTTGTATTGTTCTTCTTCCTGCGTGGCATAAAAAGTCCAATTATTATTGGTATTGCCATTCCATATTCGGTCATTGTGACATTTGTTCTCATGTATTTTGCTGATTTCTCGCTTAATATTATGACTCTTGGTGCGCTTGCGCTTGGTATAGGGATGCTAGTTGATAACTCGATTGTCGTCATTGAAAATATTGAACGACATCTTGCTATGGGGAAGGATCCGCAAATTGCAGCCTCTGAAGGTTCGAAGGAAATTGGCGGTGCCATTATTGCGTCAACGTTAACAACGCTTGCCGTTTTTGTCCCAGTTATTTTCATCAGCGGATTAATCGGGCAGATTTTCACGGAATTTGCCTTGACAATTTCCTTTAGTTTATTCGCATCACTCGTTGTTGCATTGACGGTTGTACCCATGATGGCGAGCCGTATGCTAAAGAAACCGACGAAAAATATAGCAGCTAGGAGACGCCGCTCAAAAGGATTGAATAACTTTGAAAGATCGGTGAAGTGGGCACTGAAACATCGTTCTGTTGTCCTGTTAACTACACTAATTGTGCTGGTGTTAAGTAGTTTTGCTTTAACTAAGGTCGGAACCGAATTCTTGCCAGCGACTGATGAGGGATTTGTCAGCATTACAGTGAAGTTACCAAACGGTTCATCTTCAGATGCGACAGATGAAGTAGTAAAACGAATTGAAGCGCAATTGAAAGATGAGCATGATGTGGAAGTATACGTTAGTCTTGTTGGTGGAACGCAACAGGATATCGCGCAAGGTACATCTAAAGCTAATATTGCAGAAATATCCGTCAAACTTGTACCGCTTGCGGAAAGGGAACGCTCGATCTTTAAATTCGTAGATGATGTGCAACCCAAAGTATTGAAAACTGTAGGTGACGCTGCCAAAATAGGCTTCGTGATGCAGACAGCAGCGGGTTCAAGTCCGAATACGTTGACATTCTCATTGAAGGATACAGACGAAGAACGTCTGAACGAAGCAGTTACAAACTTGAACAATGAACTGGTCGAACTTGATTCCGTAACGGAAGTGACAAATAATCTTCAAAATACTGTTCAAGAAATCCAAATTGAAGTGGACCGCCAAAAAGCATCTAACAATGGACTGGCGCCTTATCAAATTGCACAAACAGTAAACAGTGTGACTCGTGGTTCATTAGCCACACAGATTATCGGAAAAAACGACGAAGTGTTCGGTGTCTATGTGAAATACGATAAGAAGTTCCGTAACAGTATGGACCAGTTGAAAAAATTGGAACTCCGTACTCCAACAGGTACATTTGTGAGACTTGGGGAAGTTGCTAAAATCGAAATTGCGGAAGGACCCGTTTCTATCCAACGAGTCGATCAAGCACACTCGGTAACATTTACTATGAAGTATGAATCGTCTCAATCACTTGGTGATATGACGGCTAAAGTGAATGATACAATTGACAGGCTTAAGTTGCCGGAAGAAATTGACCTAACATTTGGCGGTGACAGAGAGTTATTCGAAAGTGCGATTGATGATATGGTCATGGCGATACTACTAGCCGTTGTACTTGTCTACATTGTCATGGCGGCACAGTTCGAATCATTTAAATACCCATTTGTCATTATGTTCTCTGTGCCACTTATGATCATTGGAGTAGGGCTAGGCCTCTTCCTGACAAGTACGCCAATCAGTGTCACAGCAATAATCGGGATTCTCGTCCTCGTTGGTATCGTGGTCAACAACGGGATTGTCCTGGTTGATTATATTAATCAACGAAAAGAAGCGGGACTCAGCTCATATGATGCTATTATTGCCTCGGCCAGGGATCGTTTACGTCCGATCCTGATGACTGCACTGACGACTATTCTTGGCTTATTACCTCTTGCGCTGGGTATTGGTGAAGGAACCGAGATGAATCAGCCGATGGGAATTGCAGTTATCGGTGGATTACTTAGTTCGACCTT
- a CDS encoding peptide chain release factor 3, with amino-acid sequence MDKPIHEEIASRRTFAIISHPDAGKTTITEKLLYFGGAIRDAGTVKGKKSGKFATSDWMEIEKQRGISVTSSVMQFDYDGKRVNILDTPGHEDFSEDTYRTLMAVDAAVMMVDSAKGIEPQTIKLFKVCRMRGIPIFTFINKMDRQGKEPLELMEELEEVLGIQSYAMNWPIGMGKEFLGIYDRFNNRVEQVRVDDDKRFLAINEDGGLAEPHPMMETSYYKQALEDVLLLNEAGNDFDEEKIAIGELTPVFFGSALTNFGVQTFLETFLQFSPPPQPRITKDKTEIDPYSEEFSGFIFKIQANMNPMHRDRIAFVRIVSGAFERGMTVTVPRISRTFKLTQTTQFLADDREIVEEAVAGDIIGLHDTGNYQIGDTVIGGKSNFLFDALPQFTPELFVRVTAKNVMKSKHFHKGILQLVQEGAIQYYRTLHTEEVLLGAVGQLQFEVFEHRMKNEYNVEVRMEHVGSKVARWIVNEGDVKESMAGQRAMLVKDRHDKRVFLFENDFAMRWFHDKYPEIELYSQL; translated from the coding sequence ATGGACAAACCAATACATGAAGAAATTGCATCCCGCCGGACGTTTGCAATTATTTCTCACCCGGATGCCGGGAAAACGACAATCACAGAAAAACTACTCTATTTCGGTGGTGCAATCCGCGATGCCGGAACAGTAAAAGGTAAGAAATCAGGGAAATTCGCAACTTCTGACTGGATGGAAATTGAGAAGCAACGTGGAATTTCGGTAACATCATCCGTCATGCAATTCGATTACGATGGTAAGCGCGTTAACATCTTGGATACACCGGGACACGAAGATTTCAGTGAAGACACATATCGTACACTTATGGCCGTCGATGCGGCTGTCATGATGGTCGATTCAGCAAAAGGAATCGAGCCACAGACGATTAAATTATTCAAAGTATGCCGTATGCGTGGGATTCCAATCTTCACGTTCATTAATAAAATGGACCGTCAAGGGAAAGAACCGCTTGAACTGATGGAAGAATTGGAAGAAGTGCTTGGTATCCAGTCTTACGCGATGAACTGGCCAATTGGAATGGGTAAAGAGTTCCTTGGTATTTACGATCGTTTTAACAACCGTGTTGAACAGGTACGGGTCGACGATGACAAGCGTTTTCTTGCGATCAATGAAGACGGAGGGCTTGCAGAACCACATCCAATGATGGAAACATCATATTATAAGCAAGCACTTGAAGACGTTCTACTTCTTAACGAAGCAGGCAATGATTTTGATGAAGAGAAAATAGCAATAGGTGAACTGACACCTGTATTTTTCGGCAGTGCATTGACAAACTTTGGTGTGCAGACATTTTTGGAAACGTTTTTACAGTTTTCACCACCACCACAACCACGAATAACAAAAGATAAAACAGAAATCGATCCGTATTCGGAAGAGTTTTCAGGTTTTATCTTCAAAATTCAAGCGAATATGAATCCGATGCACCGTGATAGAATCGCATTCGTTCGTATTGTTTCAGGTGCATTCGAACGTGGAATGACTGTAACGGTTCCGCGTATTTCCAGGACATTCAAACTGACACAGACAACGCAGTTCCTTGCGGATGATCGTGAAATAGTGGAGGAAGCGGTAGCTGGTGATATTATTGGACTTCACGATACAGGTAACTACCAAATCGGGGATACAGTAATCGGTGGTAAATCAAACTTCCTATTCGATGCGTTACCACAGTTTACACCGGAACTCTTTGTTCGGGTAACAGCGAAAAACGTTATGAAGTCTAAACATTTCCATAAAGGAATTCTTCAGCTTGTGCAAGAGGGAGCAATTCAATATTACCGGACGCTCCATACTGAGGAAGTACTTTTAGGTGCAGTTGGTCAACTTCAATTTGAAGTGTTCGAGCACCGAATGAAGAATGAGTATAACGTCGAAGTGCGCATGGAGCACGTCGGTTCGAAAGTTGCGCGCTGGATTGTCAACGAAGGTGACGTCAAAGAATCTATGGCAGGGCAACGAGCAATGCTTGTAAAAGATCGCCACGACAAACGTGTATTCTTATTTGAAAACGATTTTGCAATGCGTTGGTTCCATGATAAGTATCCGGAAATCGAATTATATAGTCAATTATAA
- a CDS encoding aldehyde dehydrogenase: MNFTAQDVESMIASQHAYYFSGQTRSFAFRKEMLLTLKDAIVANEAEITEALHKDLRKSPFESYVTEIGFVLSSISYMIKHLEGWMEDETVKTPVHLKPAKSFIVREPYGSVLIIGPFNYPFQLVMEPLVGAIAGGNCAIVKPSEVAAHTAHIIKKIVKETFSPDYIRVVEGEREETSALIHASFDYIFFTGSVAVGKVIMKAAAERLTPITLELGGKSPALVDQSANIKKAAERIVWGKFVNTGQTCVAPDYILVHDSVKEKLVKEMLTAIRKFYGKDVSKSPDYGRIISDKHFNRLIDIINKDCAHVISGGGSDRSDLFIEPTVLDTISWNSASMEEEIFGPILPVMTYENLGEAIQSIRKLPKPLAAYMFTENGQAADYFIENVQFGGGCINDTIAHVGNVNLPFGGVGSSGMSAYHGKASFDTFTHAKSMMKKSTSIPMTLAFPPYGNKLKIVKPLIR, from the coding sequence TTGAACTTTACTGCACAAGACGTGGAATCGATGATTGCTTCCCAACACGCATATTATTTTTCAGGCCAAACAAGAAGTTTTGCATTCCGTAAAGAAATGCTTTTGACATTGAAAGACGCAATTGTTGCGAATGAAGCTGAAATTACGGAAGCGTTACATAAAGATCTGCGTAAAAGTCCTTTCGAGTCTTATGTGACGGAAATCGGTTTCGTCCTTTCAAGCATTTCTTACATGATTAAGCATCTTGAAGGCTGGATGGAGGATGAGACGGTGAAGACACCTGTTCATCTAAAACCTGCGAAAAGTTTCATTGTTCGTGAACCATACGGATCCGTATTAATCATTGGTCCGTTTAACTATCCGTTTCAACTTGTGATGGAACCGCTTGTTGGAGCGATTGCAGGTGGAAATTGCGCAATTGTCAAACCGTCCGAGGTAGCTGCCCACACGGCACATATTATTAAAAAAATAGTGAAAGAAACATTCTCGCCAGACTATATCCGAGTCGTAGAAGGGGAGCGTGAAGAAACTTCCGCACTCATCCACGCTTCCTTCGATTATATATTTTTCACAGGCAGTGTAGCAGTTGGGAAAGTTATTATGAAGGCGGCAGCTGAACGGCTGACACCAATTACGCTTGAACTAGGCGGGAAAAGTCCTGCTCTTGTAGACCAGTCTGCCAATATTAAAAAAGCAGCTGAACGCATTGTCTGGGGGAAATTTGTTAATACAGGACAGACATGTGTCGCGCCGGATTATATACTTGTTCATGATTCTGTCAAAGAGAAACTTGTCAAAGAAATGCTTACTGCAATCCGTAAATTTTACGGGAAAGATGTTTCAAAAAGTCCGGACTACGGTAGAATTATCAGTGACAAACATTTCAATCGTCTAATTGACATTATCAATAAAGACTGTGCACATGTGATAAGTGGTGGTGGTTCTGACCGCTCAGATTTATTCATTGAACCGACAGTGCTTGATACTATTTCATGGAATAGTGCTTCAATGGAAGAGGAGATATTCGGTCCAATCCTACCGGTTATGACGTATGAGAATCTCGGTGAAGCGATTCAAAGTATTCGTAAATTGCCAAAACCGCTCGCGGCGTATATGTTTACTGAAAACGGGCAAGCCGCGGATTATTTCATTGAAAACGTGCAGTTTGGCGGGGGATGTATTAACGATACAATTGCTCATGTTGGTAACGTTAATTTACCGTTTGGCGGAGTCGGTTCATCAGGTATGAGTGCATACCATGGAAAAGCAAGTTTCGATACGTTCACACATGCAAAATCCATGATGAAAAAAAGTACGTCCATTCCAATGACACTTGCATTTCCGCCATACGGCAATAAATTAAAAATAGTAAAACCGCTCATCCGTTAA
- a CDS encoding M42 family metallopeptidase, translated as MTTTFDEKRIVELLKRLVETPSPSGYTEKVMKLIAKELDEIGVTHKKTNKGAIIATIEGVDSTRHRLLTAHTDTLGAMVKEVKSNGRLKLTMIGGFNWNAVEGEYCLIHTASGKEVRGTILMHQTTVHVYKNAGTAERSVENIEVRIDEKVTDAAGTRALGIEVGDFVSFDPRFEATDSGFIKSRHLDDKASTALLLELIRSLKEEGVKLPHTTHFYISNNEEIGYGGNSNIPVETVEYIAVDMGAIGDGQTSDEYTVSICAKDSSGPYHYALTQHLTGLCKEGYIPFKLDIYPFYGSDASAAIRAGFDVKHALFGPGIESSHALERTHIDSLKASAQLLRAYVTSAMMD; from the coding sequence ATGACTACAACATTTGATGAAAAACGTATTGTTGAACTACTAAAAAGGCTTGTGGAGACACCAAGTCCATCAGGTTATACGGAAAAAGTGATGAAGTTAATAGCAAAGGAACTTGACGAAATTGGGGTAACACATAAGAAAACAAACAAAGGGGCAATCATTGCAACGATTGAAGGAGTGGATTCAACGCGACATCGTCTGCTTACAGCGCATACCGATACACTTGGGGCGATGGTGAAAGAAGTGAAAAGCAATGGTCGCCTGAAGTTGACAATGATTGGTGGTTTCAATTGGAACGCGGTTGAAGGAGAATACTGCCTCATTCATACGGCGTCAGGGAAAGAAGTCCGAGGAACAATTCTTATGCATCAGACTACAGTTCATGTTTATAAAAACGCAGGGACTGCAGAACGAAGCGTGGAAAATATCGAAGTGCGTATTGACGAGAAAGTAACTGATGCAGCTGGAACACGTGCACTAGGTATTGAAGTGGGCGATTTTGTATCATTCGATCCTCGTTTTGAAGCGACGGACAGCGGTTTCATTAAGTCACGTCATCTTGATGATAAAGCGAGTACTGCGCTGTTGCTTGAACTGATTCGTTCATTGAAAGAAGAAGGGGTCAAACTTCCGCATACGACGCATTTCTATATTTCTAACAATGAAGAAATCGGTTATGGTGGTAACTCTAATATTCCAGTTGAGACTGTTGAGTATATCGCGGTCGATATGGGAGCGATTGGTGACGGGCAAACTTCGGACGAATATACAGTGTCGATTTGTGCCAAAGATTCAAGCGGGCCATATCATTATGCGTTGACACAACATTTGACGGGCCTTTGCAAAGAAGGGTACATTCCGTTCAAACTTGATATTTACCCGTTTTACGGTTCAGATGCATCTGCTGCAATTCGAGCGGGCTTTGACGTGAAACATGCATTGTTTGGTCCAGGCATCGAATCATCGCATGCATTGGAACGGACACATATCGATTCGCTAAAAGCATCAGCACAGCTGCTTCGTGCATATGTAACTTCAGCAATGATGGACTGA
- a CDS encoding UDP-N-acetylmuramoyl-L-alanyl-D-glutamate--2,6-diaminopimelate ligase, whose protein sequence is METEKLLSMLPVKRVAGAVPPTVTDIAIDSRAVNAGGIFVCIEGFTVDGHNYVGKAVDNGARVIVASKQVDVDLEKVAVVMVENTSRAISLLASRFYDYPSKRMTMIGVTGTNGKTSVSGIIQAILQRAGEKSAVTGTIGFDLDGTLYETENTTADVLTTQGMIARAADEGCTTMTMEVSSHGLVEGRLAGTEFDIAVFTNLTHDHLDYHGTMDNYGQAKGLLFSQLGQDLEKRKFAVVNADDEWSNKLLEMTSYPVLTYGIQNEAVFRGSDIELRANGTTFRLTAPDGEFRVDMSLIGEFSVYNALAVIATLYAKGMMTEDVINYLGKISAVKGRMEQVPTELPITMYVDYAHSPDAIEKAIDAVLPYKKEGSRLIFVIGTGGNRDRIKRPIMADKASVADYVILTTDDPRDEPYESILAELEAGMKHNQYACIGDRPEAVRHAIAVAERDDIIIFAGKGHEDYQIIGSTKYPHSDAEIALVEAEKKFGTGLVGK, encoded by the coding sequence ATGGAAACGGAAAAGTTACTTTCAATGTTACCTGTCAAACGGGTAGCAGGAGCGGTTCCGCCGACTGTGACGGATATCGCGATTGATTCGCGCGCGGTCAATGCAGGAGGAATTTTCGTCTGTATCGAAGGATTTACGGTAGATGGCCATAATTACGTTGGGAAAGCCGTGGACAATGGAGCAAGGGTGATTGTTGCTTCGAAGCAAGTCGATGTCGATTTGGAAAAAGTCGCGGTGGTAATGGTTGAAAATACGTCACGGGCTATCAGCTTGTTGGCGTCCCGTTTTTATGATTATCCATCGAAGCGGATGACGATGATTGGGGTAACGGGTACGAACGGCAAGACGAGTGTCAGTGGCATCATCCAAGCGATTCTTCAGCGGGCGGGTGAGAAATCCGCCGTTACTGGAACAATCGGTTTCGATTTGGATGGAACCCTTTATGAGACTGAGAACACGACGGCTGATGTATTGACGACACAAGGGATGATTGCCCGTGCAGCGGATGAAGGATGTACAACAATGACGATGGAAGTATCGTCACATGGTCTAGTGGAAGGTCGTTTGGCTGGTACGGAATTTGACATCGCTGTTTTTACAAATCTAACGCATGATCATCTCGATTACCATGGGACAATGGACAATTATGGTCAGGCGAAAGGATTGTTGTTTTCTCAGCTAGGACAAGACTTGGAAAAGCGTAAATTTGCCGTTGTCAATGCAGACGATGAATGGAGCAACAAGCTACTGGAAATGACTTCTTATCCAGTTTTGACATACGGTATCCAAAATGAAGCCGTTTTTCGTGGATCGGATATTGAGCTACGGGCAAATGGTACGACATTCAGGCTTACTGCGCCCGATGGTGAATTCCGAGTTGACATGAGCCTCATTGGTGAATTCAGTGTCTATAATGCGCTCGCGGTCATCGCTACTTTGTATGCCAAAGGAATGATGACTGAAGATGTTATTAACTATCTAGGGAAGATTTCAGCCGTTAAAGGGCGTATGGAACAAGTACCGACAGAATTGCCGATTACAATGTATGTCGATTATGCGCATTCACCTGATGCTATTGAAAAAGCGATTGATGCAGTTCTTCCTTATAAGAAGGAAGGAAGTCGTCTAATATTCGTCATTGGTACGGGTGGCAACCGTGATCGGATAAAACGTCCGATTATGGCAGATAAAGCATCCGTCGCAGATTATGTAATCTTAACGACGGACGATCCGCGGGACGAGCCGTATGAATCGATACTTGCAGAGTTGGAAGCGGGTATGAAGCATAATCAGTATGCATGTATTGGTGATCGACCGGAAGCAGTGCGCCATGCGATAGCGGTTGCAGAGCGTGATGACATTATCATTTTCGCTGGTAAAGGGCATGAGGATTATCAAATTATCGGCTCTACGAAATACCCACACTCAGACGCGGAGATTGCGCTGGTAGAGGCAGAGAAGAAATTTGGTACAGGATTAGTTGGAAAATGA
- a CDS encoding two-component system sensor histidine kinase NtrB, with the protein MKDSTIVHSRNMFIILFFASSVTVHIFTSLLLDFHSAMISGLIGLFIVTVLFVLYKSGMNSLTFRIPLIIGYFLYILISNLVNPDLVHLFYLIFPIALVAIYNITWLNILIMAITGIEVFVLFYLFSPIYKSVDETQLLPNIAFIFSLAVFLCVLYTFRITPEWNNIFKENKKLDVLLTSRESYLDLFFEHTEDAIVVFDLDQNIVAMNPAFEKTYGWKREECMGRSPRLFPLSEDATIAERTKKLLNGESYHFLLTKEMRKDGTVFDAELTLAPIYDSEKKLVATSFIARDITLKLQAEQLKIDTEKLKVIGEIAASVAHEVRNPMTSISGFVQMMNNDPANPYRAYTEIMYTEINRIDLIVSEFLVLSKPNLKKFTDFYIEKSLLDVVSIFETEFSNRSIFCDVQIPKNNAIIRGNEDGMKQVFINLFKNSCEALVKNGIITIVVKFQDERVTIFIRDNGPGMNTETIDNLFEPFYTTKAEGTGLGMLITKKIIVDQGGTITVTSKINHGTETTIILPLV; encoded by the coding sequence ATGAAAGATTCGACAATCGTCCATTCACGCAATATGTTTATTATACTTTTTTTTGCCTCTAGCGTCACCGTACATATTTTCACGTCACTTCTTTTAGATTTTCATAGCGCAATGATTTCAGGCCTTATCGGATTGTTCATCGTTACTGTACTGTTTGTCCTTTATAAATCGGGGATGAATTCTCTTACTTTTCGAATCCCCCTAATAATTGGGTACTTTTTATATATACTTATTTCAAACTTAGTAAATCCTGATTTAGTACACTTATTTTATCTTATCTTCCCTATCGCCTTAGTGGCAATCTACAATATCACTTGGTTAAACATACTGATTATGGCCATCACGGGTATAGAAGTGTTTGTTTTATTTTACTTATTCAGTCCAATTTATAAATCAGTGGATGAAACTCAATTACTCCCCAATATAGCTTTCATTTTCAGCTTGGCGGTGTTCCTTTGCGTACTGTACACTTTCAGAATCACACCGGAATGGAACAATATCTTCAAGGAAAACAAGAAGTTGGATGTTTTACTTACATCCAGAGAAAGCTATCTCGATCTCTTTTTTGAACATACGGAAGACGCAATTGTTGTGTTCGACTTAGATCAGAACATTGTCGCAATGAATCCCGCATTTGAAAAAACATACGGCTGGAAGCGCGAGGAATGCATGGGACGTTCGCCACGACTCTTCCCTTTGTCCGAGGATGCAACGATTGCAGAGAGGACAAAAAAATTATTGAACGGGGAAAGTTATCATTTTCTGCTAACCAAAGAGATGAGGAAAGATGGTACCGTGTTTGATGCTGAACTGACATTAGCCCCTATCTACGATTCTGAAAAAAAGTTAGTCGCCACGTCATTCATTGCACGCGACATTACACTTAAGCTACAAGCTGAACAACTAAAAATCGATACAGAAAAACTAAAAGTAATCGGTGAGATTGCAGCAAGCGTCGCCCACGAAGTACGTAATCCTATGACATCCATTTCAGGATTCGTACAGATGATGAACAACGATCCCGCTAATCCATATCGCGCATACACCGAAATTATGTATACAGAAATAAACCGTATTGATTTGATAGTCAGTGAGTTTCTCGTCCTATCAAAACCGAATTTAAAAAAATTCACTGATTTCTACATTGAAAAGTCACTTCTAGATGTAGTATCGATATTCGAAACGGAATTTAGTAATCGGTCAATTTTTTGCGATGTTCAGATTCCTAAAAATAATGCAATCATTAGAGGTAATGAAGATGGTATGAAACAAGTCTTCATTAACTTATTTAAAAATTCGTGTGAAGCGCTTGTAAAAAACGGCATAATCACTATCGTTGTCAAATTCCAAGACGAAAGAGTTACTATCTTCATCCGCGATAACGGTCCCGGGATGAATACCGAAACAATTGATAATCTATTTGAACCATTTTACACGACTAAAGCAGAAGGTACCGGCCTTGGCATGCTAATTACAAAAAAAATCATCGTCGATCAAGGCGGAACGATAACCGTGACCAGCAAAATAAATCATGGAACCGAAACAACGATTATACTTCCACTAGTTTAA